In a single window of the Natronosalvus caseinilyticus genome:
- a CDS encoding DUF1028 domain-containing protein codes for MTFSICATVDGRHGVVVATKAIAVGSTAPFVCRRGAVCTQATTSTPLGVRAIRALEAGTPVEYAVESQLADDPHATVRQVHGVDAGGDTVAVTGSECVPVAGDLEGEGYTVAGNMLGSADVLATVADAFEASSGSPLDRRLLDALRAGEDAGGDKRGEHAQSAALCVFDPDEPRLAHDLRVDEHDDAIAELERIHDLATTAGNEWEEAYSRADVQRYPERISQ; via the coding sequence GTGACGTTCTCCATCTGCGCGACGGTCGACGGTCGCCATGGCGTCGTGGTCGCGACGAAGGCCATCGCCGTCGGGTCGACCGCACCGTTCGTCTGCCGGCGAGGAGCCGTCTGCACGCAGGCGACGACCAGCACGCCCCTGGGTGTACGAGCGATTCGTGCACTCGAGGCAGGAACGCCCGTCGAATACGCCGTCGAATCGCAGCTCGCGGACGACCCACACGCCACCGTCCGGCAGGTTCACGGTGTCGACGCTGGTGGCGACACGGTCGCGGTGACCGGTTCAGAGTGCGTCCCCGTCGCCGGTGACCTCGAGGGGGAGGGGTACACCGTCGCGGGAAACATGCTGGGATCGGCCGACGTACTGGCAACCGTGGCCGACGCGTTCGAAGCCTCGAGCGGGAGTCCACTGGACCGGCGACTTCTGGACGCCCTTCGGGCGGGCGAGGACGCCGGGGGCGACAAGCGCGGCGAACACGCCCAGAGCGCTGCCCTGTGCGTATTCGACCCCGACGAACCCCGTCTCGCTCACGACCTCCGGGTCGACGAGCACGACGACGCGATCGCGGAACTCGAGCGGATTCACGACCTCGCGACGACCGCGGGAAACGAGTGGGAAGAAGCGTATTCTCGAGCAGACGTACAACGATATCCCGAACGCATATCTCAGTAG
- a CDS encoding DUF726 domain-containing protein — protein sequence MPPRHTSDDGTTGRPVSRRTLLRGLGISAVGIGTLGAATSSVQAGKGDSCEYPPMDFPRVSTRGHFDTTWYGSVYITDGNTDTNYDLAGDPIPGVGQPAFGELLIHAHGWNNDREGGVCSTSTAANTFDLEGYDQPVVGYTWDADYGWYNATEIAERNGAKLANFLVDYRAQNPDVTLRLCSHSLGARVVLSAVATLSSWGYHDLLESVTLLGGAADDDAPSLEGSYGSAIANSTGRLDNFWMNDDAVLDWAYGTAEMGTAIGATTIDGTPPWNYTDHNVDYVPDHFTHYKPDGCIHEVVATF from the coding sequence ATGCCACCACGACACACGAGTGACGATGGCACGACCGGTCGACCCGTTTCGCGACGAACCCTCCTCCGCGGTCTCGGCATCTCCGCCGTCGGTATCGGCACGCTCGGCGCGGCGACATCGTCCGTCCAGGCAGGGAAAGGCGACTCCTGCGAGTACCCGCCGATGGACTTCCCGCGCGTGAGCACTCGAGGTCACTTCGACACGACCTGGTACGGGAGCGTCTACATCACCGACGGAAACACCGACACGAACTACGACCTCGCGGGTGATCCGATCCCTGGAGTCGGCCAACCGGCGTTCGGGGAACTCCTGATCCACGCCCACGGCTGGAACAACGACCGCGAGGGCGGCGTCTGCTCGACCAGCACCGCCGCGAACACGTTCGACCTCGAGGGGTACGACCAGCCGGTCGTCGGCTACACCTGGGACGCCGACTACGGCTGGTACAACGCGACCGAAATCGCCGAACGAAACGGAGCCAAACTCGCGAATTTCCTGGTCGACTATCGTGCCCAGAATCCCGACGTGACGCTCCGCCTGTGCTCGCACTCGCTCGGTGCGCGAGTCGTCCTCAGCGCGGTCGCGACGCTCTCGTCGTGGGGGTACCACGACCTCCTCGAGAGCGTGACCCTCCTGGGTGGCGCCGCCGACGACGACGCACCGTCGCTCGAGGGGAGTTACGGCTCCGCGATCGCGAATTCGACTGGCCGCCTCGACAACTTCTGGATGAACGACGACGCCGTACTCGACTGGGCCTACGGCACTGCCGAGATGGGGACCGCGATCGGTGCGACGACGATCGATGGCACACCGCCGTGGAACTACACCGACCACAACGTCGACTACGTTCCGGATCACTTCACCCACTACAAGCCCGACGGGTGCATCCACGAGGTCGTCGCGACGTTCTGA
- a CDS encoding ribonuclease J, whose protein sequence is MEIEIATIGGYEEVGRQMTAVRAGNDVVIFDMGLNLSQVLIHDNVETERMHSLDLIDMGAIPDDRIMSDLEGDVQAIVPTHGHLDHIGAISKLAHRYDAPVVATPFTIELTKQQIESEQKFGVENDLIKMDPGESMTIGDHGCELEFVNVTHSIIDAINPVLHTPEGAIVYGLDKRMDHTPVIGDPIDMKRFREIGREGEGVLCYIEDCTNANKKGRTPSENVAREHLRDVLHSMEDYDGGIVATTFSSHIARVKSLVEFADDIGRQPVLLGRSMEKYSGTAERLDFIDFPSDLGMFGHRKSVDRTFKRIMNEGKENFLPVVTGHQGEPRAMLTRMARGETPYELDDGDKVVFSARVIPEPTNEGQRYQAEKLLGMQGARIYDDIHVSGHLCQEGHYQMLDALQPQHVIPAHQDVKGFSGYVGLAGNEGYKLGRDIHITANGNLIQLVD, encoded by the coding sequence ATGGAAATCGAAATTGCAACCATCGGCGGTTACGAGGAGGTCGGACGGCAGATGACTGCCGTTCGCGCAGGAAACGATGTCGTCATCTTCGACATGGGTCTGAACCTCTCACAGGTTCTCATCCACGACAACGTCGAGACCGAACGCATGCACAGCCTCGACCTGATCGACATGGGCGCCATCCCCGACGATCGGATCATGAGCGACCTCGAGGGCGACGTCCAGGCGATCGTCCCGACCCACGGCCACCTCGACCACATCGGCGCGATCTCGAAACTCGCCCACCGCTACGACGCCCCCGTCGTCGCGACCCCGTTCACCATCGAACTGACCAAACAGCAAATCGAGAGCGAACAGAAGTTCGGCGTCGAGAACGACCTGATCAAGATGGATCCCGGCGAGTCGATGACCATCGGCGACCACGGGTGTGAACTCGAGTTCGTCAACGTCACCCACTCGATCATCGACGCGATCAACCCGGTCTTACACACGCCCGAGGGCGCCATCGTCTACGGCCTGGACAAGCGTATGGACCACACGCCCGTCATCGGCGACCCCATCGACATGAAGCGCTTCCGTGAGATTGGTCGCGAGGGCGAAGGCGTCCTCTGTTACATCGAGGACTGCACCAACGCCAACAAGAAGGGGCGCACCCCCTCCGAGAACGTCGCCCGCGAACACCTTCGCGACGTCCTCCACAGCATGGAAGACTACGACGGCGGCATCGTCGCCACCACGTTCTCGAGCCACATCGCCCGTGTCAAGAGCCTCGTCGAGTTCGCCGACGACATCGGCCGACAGCCCGTCCTGCTCGGGCGCTCGATGGAGAAGTACTCCGGCACCGCCGAGCGACTCGACTTCATCGACTTCCCGAGCGACCTCGGGATGTTCGGCCACCGGAAGTCCGTCGACCGGACGTTCAAGCGGATTATGAACGAGGGAAAAGAGAACTTCCTGCCCGTCGTGACGGGCCACCAGGGCGAACCCCGCGCGATGCTCACGCGTATGGCCCGCGGCGAGACGCCGTACGAACTGGACGACGGCGACAAGGTCGTCTTCTCCGCCCGCGTCATCCCCGAACCGACCAACGAGGGGCAACGCTACCAGGCCGAGAAATTGCTCGGCATGCAGGGTGCGCGCATCTACGACGACATCCACGTCTCGGGCCACCTCTGTCAGGAGGGCCACTACCAGATGCTCGATGCGCTCCAGCCCCAGCACGTCATCCCCGCCCACCAGGACGTCAAGGGCTTCTCGGGATACGTCGGACTCGCCGGAAACGAGGGCTACAAACTGGGCCGGGACATCCACATCACCGCGAACGGCAACCTGATCCAACTTGTCGACTGA
- the idsA3 gene encoding geranylfarnesyl diphosphate synthase: protein MTSPEAREKAVLEAVGERRELVNEAIPEELPITRPERLYEASRYLLDAGGKRLRPTVLLATGEALADVEPLSTPYREFPTLQSTTVDLMAAAVSVEVIQSFTLIHDDIMDDDDLRRGVPAVHKAYDLETAILAGDTLYSKAFEIMLETGAESDRTVQALDVLANTCTQICEGQSLDVSFESREDVTPEEYLEMVEQKTAVLYAASAALPAILLGADQDTVDALYGYGLDVGRAFQIQDDVLDLTVPSEKLGKQRGSDLVENKQTLITVHAREQGVDVESLVDTTDVDAVTEAEIDDAVATLEDSGSISYANDKARDLVDRGKNRLEVLPDNEARELLLQVADYLIERGY from the coding sequence ATGACATCACCCGAGGCACGCGAGAAAGCGGTGCTCGAGGCCGTCGGCGAGCGACGCGAACTCGTCAACGAGGCCATCCCCGAAGAGCTACCGATCACGCGACCGGAACGGCTCTACGAGGCGTCCCGGTACCTGCTCGACGCCGGCGGTAAGCGGCTTCGGCCGACGGTCCTACTGGCCACCGGGGAAGCACTCGCCGACGTCGAGCCGCTGTCGACGCCCTACCGGGAGTTCCCGACGCTCCAGTCGACGACCGTCGACCTCATGGCCGCCGCAGTCAGCGTCGAGGTTATTCAGTCCTTCACGCTCATCCACGACGACATCATGGACGACGACGACCTCCGACGCGGCGTGCCCGCCGTCCACAAGGCCTACGACCTCGAGACAGCGATTCTCGCTGGCGACACGCTGTACTCGAAAGCCTTCGAGATCATGCTCGAGACGGGCGCCGAATCCGACCGAACGGTGCAGGCGCTCGACGTTCTCGCGAACACCTGTACCCAGATCTGTGAGGGGCAGTCACTCGACGTGAGCTTCGAATCGCGCGAGGACGTCACGCCCGAGGAGTACCTCGAGATGGTCGAGCAGAAGACTGCCGTCCTTTACGCGGCCTCGGCGGCCCTCCCGGCAATCTTGCTGGGAGCCGATCAGGACACCGTCGACGCGCTCTACGGCTACGGACTCGACGTCGGACGCGCCTTCCAGATTCAAGACGACGTGCTCGACCTGACCGTTCCCAGTGAAAAGCTCGGCAAGCAGCGCGGAAGCGACCTCGTCGAGAACAAGCAGACGCTCATCACGGTCCACGCCCGCGAGCAGGGCGTCGACGTCGAGTCGCTGGTCGACACCACCGACGTCGACGCCGTCACCGAGGCCGAGATCGACGACGCTGTCGCCACGCTCGAGGACTCCGGGTCGATCTCCTACGCGAACGACAAGGCGCGCGACCTCGTCGACCGCGGGAAGAACCGCCTCGAGGTGCTCCCCGACAACGAGGCTCGCGAACTGCTCCTCCAGGTGGCCGATTACCTGATTGAACGCGGTTACTGA
- a CDS encoding glutamate--tRNA ligase: MDEELRGRVEREAEKHALLNAVKHGSEANVGAVMGPLMGDNPDFREHADDVPGVVGGVVSRVNGFDPDERRARLEELAPEELAELEAEDEEDDTVLPDLPNADEYDEIRMRCAPNPNGPWHIGHARMPAVIGTYKERYDGWFCVRFDDTDPETKRPNLEAYDWILEDIEYLGFEPDAIYRASDRVESYYDHARELIEMGGAYTCSCPGDEFSDLKNAGEPCPHRDKDPETVLAEFEDMVAGKYGSGEMVLRVKTDIEHKNPALRDWVAFRMVDTPHPRERAADYRCWPMLDFQSGVDDHRIGITHIIRGIDLQDSAKRQRFLYDYFDWTYPEVVHWGHVQVDAYDVKMSTSRIGELIEAGHLDGWDDPRAPTIQSLRRRGIRGEAITDAMIQLGTSTSDVDLAMSSIYAENRNLIDEETDRRFFVREGAEVGLAGSPPDEANPPLHPNHEDRGVRHIPVGDAVVLEQDDVPQRKERIWLKGLGCFQYTRDVLQYTGDSIDVVREGDVDVIHWAPAAESVPLTLRTMDGDVEGRAEPEVGDLSPDDVVQFERVGFARIDEVDEGSDEVVAYYAHP, translated from the coding sequence ATGGACGAGGAGTTACGAGGCCGCGTCGAGCGCGAGGCCGAGAAACACGCACTGCTGAACGCGGTCAAACACGGGAGCGAGGCCAACGTCGGCGCCGTCATGGGGCCGCTGATGGGCGACAACCCCGACTTCCGAGAGCACGCCGACGACGTCCCCGGCGTCGTCGGTGGCGTCGTGTCTCGAGTCAACGGCTTCGACCCCGACGAGCGCCGCGCCAGACTCGAGGAACTGGCACCCGAGGAGCTGGCCGAACTCGAGGCCGAGGACGAAGAGGACGACACGGTCCTCCCGGACCTCCCGAACGCCGACGAGTACGACGAGATCCGGATGCGCTGCGCGCCGAATCCCAACGGCCCCTGGCACATCGGTCACGCGCGGATGCCCGCCGTCATCGGGACCTACAAGGAGCGCTACGACGGCTGGTTCTGCGTTCGATTCGACGACACCGACCCCGAGACGAAGCGGCCGAACCTCGAGGCCTACGACTGGATTCTCGAGGACATCGAGTATCTGGGGTTCGAGCCCGACGCGATCTACCGCGCGAGCGACCGGGTCGAGAGCTACTACGATCACGCTCGAGAGCTCATCGAGATGGGCGGGGCCTACACCTGCTCGTGTCCGGGCGACGAGTTTAGCGACCTGAAAAACGCCGGCGAGCCGTGTCCCCACCGCGACAAGGACCCGGAGACGGTCCTCGCGGAGTTCGAGGACATGGTCGCGGGCAAGTACGGAAGCGGCGAGATGGTTCTGCGAGTCAAGACGGACATCGAGCACAAGAACCCCGCCCTCCGCGACTGGGTCGCCTTCCGGATGGTCGACACGCCCCACCCACGCGAGCGGGCTGCCGACTATCGCTGCTGGCCGATGCTCGACTTCCAGTCCGGCGTCGACGATCACCGCATTGGCATTACCCACATCATCCGGGGTATCGACCTGCAGGACTCCGCGAAACGCCAGCGGTTCCTCTACGACTACTTCGACTGGACGTACCCGGAGGTCGTCCACTGGGGCCACGTGCAGGTCGACGCCTACGACGTGAAGATGAGCACCTCCCGCATCGGGGAGTTGATCGAGGCCGGCCACCTCGACGGCTGGGACGACCCGCGGGCGCCGACCATCCAGAGCCTCCGGCGCCGCGGGATCCGCGGCGAAGCGATCACCGACGCCATGATCCAGCTCGGCACCTCGACGAGCGACGTCGACCTCGCGATGAGTTCCATCTACGCCGAAAACCGAAACCTGATCGACGAGGAGACCGACCGGCGGTTCTTCGTTCGCGAAGGCGCCGAAGTCGGGCTGGCCGGGAGTCCGCCCGACGAGGCGAACCCACCACTCCACCCGAACCACGAGGACCGCGGCGTGCGCCACATCCCCGTCGGTGACGCCGTCGTCCTCGAGCAAGACGACGTTCCCCAGCGAAAGGAGCGCATCTGGCTGAAGGGGCTCGGCTGTTTCCAGTACACCCGGGACGTCCTCCAGTACACGGGCGACTCCATCGACGTCGTTCGCGAGGGTGACGTCGACGTGATCCACTGGGCGCCGGCGGCCGAGAGCGTCCCGCTCACGTTGCGAACGATGGACGGCGACGTCGAGGGGCGAGCCGAACCCGAGGTCGGGGACCTTTCTCCCGACGACGTCGTCCAGTTCGAGCGCGTGGGCTTCGCCCGGATCGACGAGGTCGACGAAGGCAGCGACGAGGTCGTCGCCTACTACGCGCACCCGTAA
- a CDS encoding DUF456 domain-containing protein: protein MVDALTVLAVVLLIGGIAGTVVPLVPGGGLSLAGLFLYWWHSGYSEPGVVAFVALTALALATLFAEFFAGSIAARAGGASWQTTALAAAVGIALMIVTGPLGFLVGLFGTVFALEFVGNRDLEDSLRAAGYATAGTLASTAVQVLLTSAILVGFILAVFVF from the coding sequence ATGGTCGACGCCCTCACCGTGCTCGCGGTCGTCCTTCTGATCGGCGGTATCGCCGGCACTGTCGTCCCGCTCGTTCCCGGCGGTGGTCTCTCGCTGGCCGGACTCTTTCTCTACTGGTGGCACAGCGGGTACAGCGAACCTGGCGTCGTCGCGTTCGTCGCGTTGACCGCCCTCGCCCTGGCAACGCTGTTCGCGGAGTTCTTCGCCGGGTCGATCGCTGCCCGCGCCGGCGGCGCCTCGTGGCAAACGACCGCGCTCGCTGCTGCCGTCGGCATCGCACTGATGATCGTGACCGGGCCGCTCGGCTTCCTGGTCGGCCTCTTCGGCACCGTGTTCGCCCTCGAGTTCGTCGGGAACCGCGACCTCGAAGACAGCCTTCGGGCGGCCGGCTACGCCACCGCTGGAACGCTCGCGTCGACGGCGGTCCAGGTCCTGTTGACGAGTGCGATTCTCGTCGGGTTCATCCTCGCCGTGTTCGTCTTCTGA